The following proteins are encoded in a genomic region of Deltaproteobacteria bacterium:
- a CDS encoding ABC transporter permease has product MKVDLIRIRELVRKEFIQLFRDRKIRPILIVAPFIQILVFGYVVNYDIRDIRIAVLDQAQTRESRLIIDGFRGNKIFRITHHLSHDREIEPLMIRGKVDLVLKIGPGLSERVRGGNTAAVQILADGSMSNMASIRVFYAVTVLRSINTTLLHELHPQVIHYGRVDPRIRTWYNPNLDSQYFFVPGIVAIIIMIISLLLTSIAIIKEKEAGTMEQLIVTPLTPLEFILGKTIPYILVALVQMAVVTAFAVWWFDLPLEGSIPALFAASCLFLLSTLGIGLFISAVSSTQQQAVMTTFFFLLPFFMLSGFVFPIANMPEFVQWLTYLNPMRFFLVIIRGIFLKGVGLEVLWPQYMALLLLGAVVFSGAIGFFRKRLD; this is encoded by the coding sequence ATGAAGGTCGACCTGATTCGCATCCGCGAACTCGTCCGTAAGGAATTCATCCAACTGTTCCGGGACCGAAAAATTCGGCCGATTCTTATCGTCGCCCCTTTCATTCAGATTCTGGTTTTCGGCTACGTGGTCAATTACGATATTCGGGACATCCGCATCGCCGTTCTTGACCAGGCGCAGACCCGAGAAAGTCGGCTGATCATCGACGGATTCCGGGGAAATAAAATTTTCCGGATCACCCACCATCTGAGCCATGACCGGGAAATCGAACCGCTCATGATTCGGGGTAAGGTCGACCTGGTCCTGAAAATCGGACCTGGACTGAGCGAGCGGGTTCGCGGGGGAAACACGGCCGCTGTCCAGATTCTCGCCGACGGCAGCATGAGCAACATGGCTTCCATCCGCGTGTTTTATGCGGTAACCGTCTTACGGAGCATCAACACCACTCTGCTTCATGAGCTTCACCCCCAGGTTATCCATTACGGCCGAGTCGACCCGCGGATTCGAACCTGGTACAACCCCAATCTGGACAGTCAATATTTTTTCGTCCCCGGTATCGTTGCCATTATCATCATGATCATTTCTCTTTTATTGACGTCCATCGCCATCATCAAAGAGAAGGAGGCAGGCACCATGGAACAGCTCATTGTGACCCCTCTGACTCCACTTGAATTCATCTTGGGAAAAACCATCCCCTACATCCTTGTTGCTCTGGTCCAGATGGCGGTGGTCACGGCCTTTGCGGTCTGGTGGTTCGACCTCCCCCTGGAAGGAAGTATCCCCGCCCTTTTTGCAGCCTCCTGTCTGTTTCTTCTCAGCACCCTCGGCATCGGGCTGTTCATCTCCGCGGTCTCTTCCACCCAACAACAGGCCGTAATGACCACCTTCTTTTTTCTTCTGCCCTTCTTCATGCTCAGCGGCTTCGTTTTCCCCATTGCCAACATGCCCGAATTCGTGCAATGGCTGACTTACCTTAACCCCATGCGTTTTTTTCTCGTCATCATTCGTGGTATATTCTTGAAAGGGGTGGGGTTGGAGGTGCTTTGGCCCCAATATATGGCCCTTCTGCTTCTCGGAGCCGTCGTTTTTTCCGGGGCAATCGGTTTTTTCCGCAAAAGGCTGGATTGA